A genomic stretch from Arachis stenosperma cultivar V10309 chromosome 3, arast.V10309.gnm1.PFL2, whole genome shotgun sequence includes:
- the LOC130965443 gene encoding glucan endo-1,3-beta-glucosidase-like — translation MLFMFFLGVLLSIGLEFTAAQSPGVCYGMIAGNLPSKKETIDLYKSFGITRMRIYFPEAEVFEALKGSNIELIVDVAKESLQAISSNPNAAKDWVNTNIVPYSKDIKFRYVTVGNEIHPGDVEAQYVFSGMQNIHDALASFNLGQIKASTAIDSSLLGKSYPPSDGAFSDAANAYMQKIINFLVPNGSPLLANIYPYFAYANNQKDIPLEYALFTQQGKNDVGYQNLFDAMLDSTYAALEKIGANNLQIVVSESGWPSFGGVGTSIQNAGAYYQNLINHVKGGTGTPKRPNQPIEVYLFAMYDENQKPGAETERHFGLLHADKSGKFPLNFK, via the coding sequence ACTTACCATCAAAGAAAGAAACCATTGATTTATACAAATCATTTGGAATTACTAGAATGCGTATATACTTTCCAGAAGCCGAAGTCTTTGAAGCCCTAAAAGGTTCAAACATAGAGTTAATAGTAGATGTTGCAAAAGAATCTCTTCAAGCTATTTCTTCTAATCCTAATGCAGCAAAGGATTGGGTCAACACAAATATTGTACCCTATTCAAAAGACATCAAATTCAGATACGTCACGGTTGGCAATGAAATTCACCCTGGTGATGTTGAAGCACAATACGTTTTTTCCGGCATGCAAAACATTCATGATGCACTTGCATCGTTCAATTTAGGCCAAATTAAAGCTTCCACTGCAATTGATTCAAGCCTACTTGGAAAATCATATCCACCTAGTGATGGAGCTTTCAGTGACGCTGCTAATGCTTACAtgcaaaaaattattaatttcttgGTGCCAAATGGGTCACCACTTCTTGCTAATATATATCCCTATTTTGCTTATGCTAATAATCAAAAAGATATACCATTAGAATATGCTCTTTTTACTCAACAAGGTAAGAATGATGTTGGGTACCAGAATTTGTTTGATGCTATGCTGGATTCAACGTATGCTGCTTTGGAGAAAATAGGTGCAAATAATTTGCAAATTGTTGTGTCTGAGAGTGGCTGGCCAAGTTTTGGTGGAGTTGGAACTTCAATTCAAAATGCAGGTGCTTACtatcaaaatttgattaatCATGTTAAGGGTGGGACTGGAACCCCAAAGAGACCCAATCAACCTATAGAGGTTTATTTGTTTGCTATGTATGACGAGAATCAGAAGCCAGGTGCAGAAACTGAGAGGCATTTTGGGCTTTTACATGCTGATAAATCAGGCAAATTCCCACTTAATTTCAAGTGA